AAAAAAATATTTTTTGTTTCTGAAAACTTAATTTAGGTAAAATATAGTGTGACAGTGTGACAAACTGCGTTTATAGCTCAAATTCGCAGAAAAAGTGTCACACTTACCTAAAATCAGATGTGACATCAAGCGTGACAGGTGTGACAGAAAAAAAATTTTTTTGAATCCCACTTGACACTTTCAAGATTTTAGCGTACACTTAATACAGATACTAAAATAAAATTTGAAGGAGGTAACCATGACAACTATCGAAATCAATCTAAAGGAGCTTCTATCCGAGCTCGAGATGACTCAAAGCGAATTCGCGACGGAAATCGGTTTTTCCAGAGCCGCTTTGAATGTCGCCCTCAATAAAGGTCGATGTACAGTCAAAATGATCAGAGCAATAAGAAATTTTATTGCCGGTAAAGAAAATATTAACCTGAGTAACTTCATACTTAAGAGAAGTTATGATAAATTAGAGGAAAACGATGTTAGTTAGAGATAAATTTAAGCTAGCATGGCTCACATTTAATGGTTTTAAGTGGAGTCGAATACAAACAAGTGAAACCGGAACATTTGAGTATATCTTTGATGGTACGAAAGATGAAAAGGAATGCTTAAGACAGTATGGTTCAAATGATGCCATGTCTGTCAAAGAGTTGAAGGAAGAACTTCAGCTCAATCAATATAGATCACAGGAGTCAATCACCAATGAAAGGAAAAACAATATCAATATCAATTAATAAGAATTTAACCGAAAAAATTAGAAAACAAAAGGGTAAGGAATACATAAACTCTATCAGCCGTGACGGCTGGGAACCCCTAACTGTAGACCCATTCAATCTTACCGGAGATTTTTTCTCCTCATGTGCGCAGTATTTTGCAGAACTGTTCGACTACTCCAAAGGTAAAGACCACCTCAACACTGACTTTTCCTCGATTTCAGCTATAGTCCTCGATTACGATGCCAAGGATGGAAGTATTACATCGAAAGAAGCCGATGAGCTCATCAAAAACATGAACTTCAAAGCTTATCTTGTTGGTGGAAGTTCATATGACCCCCTTGTTAAGGACTCATTCAGAATCATCTTCCCTTTAGAAAAGCAAATAGGAGGCATGGAGTTATCAGAGATCATAAACTTGATAGCGAAGTCCAAAACTCCATTTGCGAAAGGACTGGACCCGACAGCCGGCACCATGAGATTTTGGCAACCGGCATCATCCGCACTGTATTCAACGAACGAAGCAACTGAACTTCTGTCAATTGAGAGGATAGAAAAGTACTTTAATATCCCGGTGGTTAGAAAGCTCGATGAGATTGACTATAGCAAAGCCAAGCGTCAGGAAACAAAACTTCTGGATGGGATAGTTGATATAACACTTGAAGCTAGTTCAGGTGAGTTCAAACTTGGTGAGTTATCGTTAAAGGAAGGTCAGAAAAAGCAATGCTTCTGCCCAGACTGCGGAAATAATCCCGGCAGGAGTAATAAAGGAAAGAACAACGCCTTTATAAGCGTGAATTCTAAAGGAGCTTACTACTTGTATTGCAGTTCTGAAAGCAAAACAATATGGTTTGAACCTAATGTAGAGTTGGCCACGGAGCCGTATTATGTTCTTGGGAAAGCCGTTTACGAGGTTTCAGTAGAAGATCACAAAATATGGGTAACAGAGGTTAGAGATAAAATATTCTTCATTCGAGCCAAAGTTGCGAATAACAAAGATCTTGAAGACAAATTTTTCGCTCACATTGTCAACAACAAGTTTATCAGCACTAGCTTTAAAGTGGAATACCTTCACTCCGCTGAGTGGGAGAAAGAAGAGTTCGAGCGTGAGGGAAATACATTGCGATTAAAGATCCCGGCAATACCGGTTCAAACTCAGGACAATCAATTCATTGAGAATGTTTTAGATGAATGGTTTGGGAATTACAAAGATTTTATAAAGGAGTGGTGGGCTTCATACTGCTACACCAACTTTGTGAAGCTTCCTACATTACTGCTTACCGGAAAAAGAAGTACAGGGAAAAATACTTTTGTTGAAATGGTTATGAAATCCTTCCCTAACTCAGTAGCTACTCCAATTGATCTCGATGCCAGGTTCAATCCATATGTGGAAAGGAAGTTGATTTTCTTAGATGAGCACCTCGAATCGGGAGTAAAACAGTATAAACTGTTGAAACAACTCAGCGGCTCTGA
This genomic interval from Bacteroidota bacterium contains the following:
- a CDS encoding DUF5906 domain-containing protein, encoding MKGKTISISINKNLTEKIRKQKGKEYINSISRDGWEPLTVDPFNLTGDFFSSCAQYFAELFDYSKGKDHLNTDFSSISAIVLDYDAKDGSITSKEADELIKNMNFKAYLVGGSSYDPLVKDSFRIIFPLEKQIGGMELSEIINLIAKSKTPFAKGLDPTAGTMRFWQPASSALYSTNEATELLSIERIEKYFNIPVVRKLDEIDYSKAKRQETKLLDGIVDITLEASSGEFKLGELSLKEGQKKQCFCPDCGNNPGRSNKGKNNAFISVNSKGAYYLYCSSESKTIWFEPNVELATEPYYVLGKAVYEVSVEDHKIWVTEVRDKIFFIRAKVANNKDLEDKFFAHIVNNKFISTSFKVEYLHSAEWEKEEFEREGNTLRLKIPAIPVQTQDNQFIENVLDEWFGNYKDFIKEWWASYCYTNFVKLPTLLLTGKRSTGKNTFVEMVMKSFPNSVATPIDLDARFNPYVERKLIFLDEHLESGVKQYKLLKQLSGSDFLQMEKKFADPVQVRNNLNVIIASNDSTPIWLKRNEVPADEIRNQFFAWEFPTLPSNKMDAQLKEKLEERIGHYIRTELLEVFNSIKGNMKNFRYAIPVPITDPLKEMYNRSVSPNEEAADEFIEEWENSLIGFKKEVRPSEIKKWCKDNSVNSTWLIKELKERKWMSSELQQKRDHGKQYRSYEILDPVNNKLNNQGGKPNDE